In a genomic window of Sutcliffiella sp. FSL R7-0096:
- the xerA gene encoding site-specific tyrosine recombinase/integron integrase, with the protein MSNYWELTKTLPIKVNQEIVGEFLMSLKILNRSKNTIKVYRFFLERFFGEMKEPYTLLSSHTILEWFQHNEAHQSQATLRLRLSILSSFYNFCVAEELVEVSPVKSRWFPRLPQSIPKYLEKGEIAKMRSQSELMSLRNQVLVEFMLTTGCRVSEVSELNKEDVDLENRTARVVGKGKKIRYVHFTEKCAYLLERYFSVRPTFPNSLFISWKGKRLSVRTIQDIIRKIGEDAGLSSSLNPHRLRHTFATELLAKGAELSFIGDELGHRDIRTTQIYARLPKREIMVLYRKYMG; encoded by the coding sequence ATGAGTAATTACTGGGAATTAACGAAAACATTACCCATAAAAGTCAATCAAGAAATCGTAGGAGAGTTTTTAATGAGTTTAAAAATATTAAACAGAAGTAAAAACACGATTAAGGTCTATCGCTTTTTTCTAGAAAGATTTTTTGGAGAAATGAAGGAGCCATATACGTTGTTATCCTCCCATACAATCCTTGAATGGTTCCAACATAATGAAGCACATCAAAGTCAGGCAACACTAAGACTACGATTAAGTATCCTTTCTTCCTTTTATAACTTTTGTGTAGCAGAAGAGTTGGTGGAAGTATCTCCTGTTAAGAGTAGATGGTTTCCTCGCCTTCCTCAATCCATCCCCAAGTATCTAGAAAAGGGGGAAATTGCCAAAATGCGAAGCCAAAGTGAGTTAATGTCCCTAAGAAATCAGGTGTTAGTTGAATTTATGCTTACGACGGGATGTCGAGTAAGTGAAGTTAGTGAGTTAAATAAAGAGGATGTAGATTTAGAAAACCGTACAGCACGTGTAGTGGGGAAAGGGAAGAAAATTCGCTATGTTCATTTTACCGAAAAATGTGCCTATCTATTGGAACGGTATTTCTCTGTTAGACCTACGTTCCCGAATAGCCTTTTTATTTCTTGGAAAGGAAAACGTTTAAGTGTTCGAACTATCCAAGATATTATCAGGAAGATAGGAGAGGATGCGGGCTTGTCCTCCAGTTTGAACCCACATCGTTTGCGCCATACATTTGCTACAGAATTATTAGCCAAAGGAGCAGAGTTGTCATTTATTGGAGATGAACTAGGTCATCGGGATATTAGGACCACCCAAATCTACGCTCGTCTTCCGAAAAGAGAAATCATGGTACTATATCGAAAATATATGGGATAG
- a CDS encoding tyrosine-type recombinase/integrase, giving the protein MKTDVIQSFLEDNRSRYRAETLRSYKLSLHQFFSFCRKNYDEVKATDIRAWLASMVEEGLSKNTIHIKLAGLKSFYQYCIEENILKNPPTLTVKALKKDDSLPYYLSKRQIAQLQELTKGDYQFRPIIETLYATGVRVSELLHIKLKEIKWDTRQIWIHKGKGNKERFVLFTHDCAERLKGYLDKREVYSEYLFCNRRGMPLHREYIQKNFRSFSQTLGFKITPHTLRHTFAAHLAEKNMPQSYIQELLGHVDINSTRIYTRLMEHARKKQYDLYN; this is encoded by the coding sequence ATGAAAACAGATGTAATCCAATCGTTTTTGGAAGATAACCGCTCTCGCTATAGAGCGGAGACATTAAGAAGTTATAAACTTTCCCTCCATCAATTCTTTTCATTTTGCAGGAAAAATTACGATGAAGTGAAAGCGACAGATATAAGGGCATGGCTTGCTTCCATGGTGGAAGAAGGTCTGAGTAAAAATACTATTCATATTAAGCTAGCAGGCTTAAAATCCTTTTACCAGTATTGTATAGAAGAGAATATCTTGAAAAACCCCCCTACGTTAACTGTAAAAGCCCTTAAAAAAGATGATTCTCTACCATACTATCTAAGTAAGCGCCAAATTGCACAACTTCAAGAATTAACAAAGGGGGATTATCAATTCCGTCCCATTATTGAAACCCTATATGCCACAGGAGTGAGGGTTAGTGAGCTATTACACATCAAACTAAAAGAAATAAAATGGGATACGCGCCAAATATGGATACATAAAGGAAAAGGAAATAAAGAACGTTTTGTCCTTTTTACCCATGATTGTGCAGAACGGCTAAAGGGGTATCTCGACAAGCGGGAAGTTTATAGCGAGTATTTATTTTGTAATCGAAGAGGGATGCCGCTACACCGGGAATATATTCAAAAAAACTTTCGTAGCTTCTCCCAAACACTTGGTTTTAAAATCACCCCACATACCTTGCGTCATACCTTTGCTGCCCATTTAGCGGAGAAGAATATGCCACAAAGTTACATTCAGGAACTTCTAGGCCATGTTGATATTAATAGTACCCGCATTTATACAAGACTGATGGAACATGCACGAAAAAAACAATATGATCTTTACAATTAA
- a CDS encoding tyrosine-type recombinase/integrase, with product MREYWKSEIKEESTRTIMNEYLLGLKLANKSEKTIRNYRWFLERFFAECTVPLKLLTAEEVRKHLKQFTQGKKERTVDAYLSALTSFFQFCLAEEYLENVVIKKRWRPKIPQSLPKYLNEMEYSKVKIVAENLAPRDRALILFLFSSGCRSSEVSTLLIQDVNLEKRTAEVTGKGKRIRNVHYSEECSIALNEYLHSRPYKKEEPLFISHSGQPLTTYTIYSITRKIGTKAGLPKTLHPHCCRHTFATNMLARGATLELIADELGHVNLNTTRIYARILSEDIISAYHNKMG from the coding sequence ATGAGAGAGTATTGGAAGAGTGAGATTAAGGAAGAATCAACGAGGACGATTATGAATGAATATTTGCTAGGTTTAAAACTGGCCAACAAATCAGAAAAGACTATCAGAAATTATCGTTGGTTTTTAGAACGATTTTTCGCAGAGTGTACAGTTCCTTTAAAACTATTAACAGCTGAAGAAGTGAGAAAGCATTTGAAACAGTTTACTCAGGGAAAAAAGGAACGGACAGTAGACGCTTACTTATCCGCACTGACTTCATTTTTTCAATTTTGTCTAGCTGAAGAGTACCTAGAAAATGTAGTAATTAAAAAAAGATGGAGACCTAAAATTCCACAGTCCTTGCCCAAGTATTTAAATGAAATGGAATACTCTAAGGTGAAAATTGTGGCGGAGAATTTGGCTCCTCGTGATCGTGCGTTAATTCTATTTTTATTTTCGTCTGGTTGCAGGAGTTCAGAAGTTTCTACCCTATTAATCCAAGACGTCAATCTAGAAAAAAGAACAGCAGAGGTAACAGGGAAAGGAAAGAGAATTCGAAATGTACATTATTCTGAGGAATGTTCCATCGCCCTGAACGAATATCTTCACTCCAGACCCTATAAGAAAGAGGAACCGCTATTTATATCTCATTCAGGTCAACCTTTAACCACCTACACTATTTATTCCATTACTAGAAAAATTGGTACTAAGGCTGGACTACCAAAAACGTTACATCCGCATTGTTGTCGTCATACGTTTGCAACGAACATGTTAGCAAGGGGAGCAACCCTTGAATTAATAGCGGATGAATTGGGACATGTAAACTTGAATACGACACGTATTTATGCACGTATTTTATCGGAAGATATTATTTCCGCTTATCACAATAAAATGGGGTAG